The following proteins are encoded in a genomic region of Lytechinus variegatus isolate NC3 chromosome 7, Lvar_3.0, whole genome shotgun sequence:
- the LOC121418067 gene encoding fatty acid-binding protein, liver-like: MPVDFSGKWAVAKFDDFSPMLDKLQIPEDKRPPPNFISKLTVEVRHSGDCIEIVSQTSMGERVNAVEVGKTCKFVMFGNMIEADVTAAWDGDRLVITDTGRGVKLIRELVGDQTLCTFVFGDVEVKLYYDRV, from the coding sequence ATGCCTGTCGACTTTTCCGGTAAATGGGCCGTCGCTAAATTCGACGATTTCTCACCAATGCTCGACAAACTACAAATACCCGAAGACAAGCGACCACCACCCAATTTCATCTCCAAACTCACAGTCGAGGTGAGACACAGTGGCGACTGCATCGAGATCGTCAGCCAAACCTCGATGGGCGAGCGGGTCAACGCGGTCGAAGTCGGGAAAACTTGCAAGTTCGTCATGTTCGGCAACATGATCGAGGCGGACGTCACAGCTGCTTGGGATGGCGATCGTTTGGTGATCACCGATACCGGCCGCGGTGTCAAGCTCATTCGCGAGCTGGTCGGAGACCAAACCTTGTGCACGTTCGTCTTCGGCGATGTTGAAGTCAAGCTCTACTACGATAGAGTGTAG
- the LOC121418633 gene encoding neutral and basic amino acid transport protein rBAT-like, with protein sequence MGDDRKPEYDAKYEMAPQSEADLEKGEVKIADPSDEKKSAEEDNEWGGLNKAELLEVADTPFWNWTRNILLILFWIGWIAMLVAAIVIVVKVPRCPEVEWWEKSVFYRVVPQSFKDSNGDGYGDLKGLTKKLDYVTGIGAGVLVLSSIYKQSEQQQDLGQEVVDFTNVDSRLGTLEDFDALMNAAEGQGLKVILEFVPNHSSDEHPWFLASRNRTGNYSDYYVWEDCDQANPPNDWLNKYGDSAWTYDAVRGQCYYHYLTTDQPDLNYDNINVQMAIQDALKFWFERKVDGFVFSDVDYIYESGDVATALGNRRRRQAGNETQTPTASPASSTTVANQPEPTSEPEPTSEPEPATQPESNDPSGSGASATQYSCVGDSCPGVQAKLHNLLVSWREVFNDKSYLGKYRLMVTETEKAPADAVLQFGNGTREADLVINLGFAKAIDGAPTVDAIQGAVASWLAAKDDDAFENRWNTWTLGDESMSRIASRAGEQFVRSLNFILLTLPGAPITYYGEELGALDTSAAGDDAFRGPMYWANFTNGNFTAANATAWQPLPTNPKYSVEVQSNDKKSPFSVYKELASLHGEPSMTAGEYTMIHASETVYAYLRQFPEWRGYLVITNFGSSSAPVDFEVKVKDRVYTEGKFKLSSSGMMPEKKWVTLSQLTVEPATSVLIEV encoded by the exons ATGGGCGACGACAGAAAGCCAGAATATGATGCAAAGTACGAAATGGCTCCTCAATCAGAAGCCGATCTCGAAAAAGGCGAAGTGAAGATCGCTGATCCCAGCGATGAGAAGAAATCTGCCGAAGAGGATAATGAATGGGGTGGCTTGAATAAAGCCGAGTTGCTTGAAGTTGCCGACACACCGTTCTGGAATTGGACCCGTAACATCTTGCTGATTCTTTTCTGGATCGGTTGGATTGCGATGCTTGTTGCTGCGATTGTTATTGTGGTGAAAGTACCCCGATGCCCAGAAGTTGAGTGgtgggaaaagagtgttttctACCGAGTTGTGCCCCAATCATTCAAGGATAGCAACGGTGATGGTTATGGCGATCTCAAAG GACTGACCAAGAAACTAGACTATGTTACAGGAATTGGTGCTGGTGTGTTGGTACTGTCTTCCATCTACAAACAGTCTGAACAGCAACAGGACCTGGGTCAAGAGGTTGTGGACTTCACCAATGTGGACTCCCGTCTGGGAACTCTCGAAGACTTTGATGCCTTGATGAACGCTGCTGAAGGTCAAG GGCTGAAAGTGATCTTAGAATTTGTCCCAAACCATTCCAGTGATGAGCATCCTTGGTTCTTGGCCAGTCGTAACAGGACTGGCAACTACAGCGATTACTACGTATGGGAAGATTGTGATCAAGCTAACCCACCAAATGATTGG CTCAACAAGTATGGTGACTCTGCATGGACCTATGATGCTGTCAGGGGTCAGTGCTACTACCATTACTTGACAACAGATCAACCAGACCTCAACTACGACAACATCAACGTCCAGATGGCCATTCAG GATGCCCTCAAGTTCTGGTTTGAGCGCAAGGTTGATGGCTTCGTTTTCAGTGATGTTGATTACATCTATGAATCTGGTGATGTCGCCACAGCCCTTGGCAATCGTCGCCGCCGCCAAGCAGGAAATGAGACTCAAACTCCAACTGCAAGTCCAGCTAGTTCTACAACTGTTGCAAATCAGCCAGAACCCACCAGCGAGCCAGAACCAACCAGTGAACCAGAGCCTGCTACTCAACCAGAATCAAATGACCCATCTGGAAGCGGGGCCTCGGCTACG CAATACTCCTGTGTTGGTGATTCTTGCCCTGGTGTCCAAGCCAAACTTCACAACCTCCTTGTAAGCTGGAGAGAAGTCTTCAACGACAAAAGCTACCTTGGAAAGTACAG GCTCATGGTGACGGAAACCGAGAAGGCTCCCGCAGATGCTGTCCTCCAGTTTGGCAACGGAACCCGCGAAGCAGACTTGGTGATCAACCTTGGCTTTGCTAAGGCTATAGATGGCGCCCCAACAGTTGACGCTATCCAGGGTGCTGTGGCAAGCTGGTTAGCTGCCAAGGATGATGATGCTTTTGAAAACAGATGGAATACTTGGACA CTCGGTGACGAGAGCATGTCTCGCATCGCTAGCCGTGCTGGAGAGCAGTTTGTACGCTCACTCAATTTCATTCTGCTCACCCTTCCTGGAGCACCCATCACTTACTATGGAGAAGAGCTTGGAGCCCTCGATACG AGTGCCGCCGGTGATGATGCTTTCCGTGGACCTATGTACTGGGCCAACTTCACCAATGGTAATTTCACTGCAGCCAATGCCACAGCCTGGCAGCCTCTGCCTACCAACCCCAAGTACAGTGTCGAG GTTCAAAGTAATGACAAGAAATCTCCATTCTCTGTATACAAAGAGCTAGCAAGCCTACATGGTGAGCCATCAATGACCGCTGGAGAATACACCATGATCCACGCCTCTGAAACTGTCTATGCCTACCTTCGTCAGTTCCCAGAATGGCGCGGCTACCTGGTCATCACCAACTTTGGTTCCTCCTCCGCTCCGGTCGACTTTGAAGTGAAAGTCAAAGACCGTGTTTACACCGAAGGAAAGTTCAAGCTAAGCAGCTCCGGCATGATGCCCGAGAAGAAGTGGGTCACCCTGTCCCAACTTACTGTTGAACCAGCCACCTCTGTCCTTATAGAGGTTTAA
- the LOC121418634 gene encoding neutral and basic amino acid transport protein rBAT-like — protein sequence MENNGFDTLEMKETSKKMEAEEGVSEVNEVERGTPSRPQQLSSRPYAGMGKEELLKFSQTPGWRAARWICLLIILAGWCAMLGMAIYLIITTPRCLPWWQSAVVYQIFPRSFADSAAAEDPVEGDIGGDGIGDLQGIIDNVGYLKEIGVNAVLLSSIYKSGGWDNGEDIVDFTMVDEQLGSIDLFENLVQELHDNDIKLILDFIPNHSSIEHDFFRKSEKVVSGDSEVDSDFQNYYTWADGRQGDLPSNWTSLYSGNAWNCSGVDDKCFLHQYSDRQPDLNLNWPDVRTHLTNALETWFTRGVDGFNIRGVRYFYEAKDITDEPENTAYLPIGSDNVQYDSLRHDYTAEYGGLSHSLLHSWRDGVFYKFSTAGTYRVMLTDSESNTTYVQSYYGTSDEEEANLPMNFNLLKMGDPMGQGGEITGRELEDLIRDWLTEMDDGNWPNFQLGNYGASRIASRLRPLYSKAANILLLTLPGTPICYYGDEIGMENLRELEFDQVKDRRGLDDPSVWQLKTRDYERSPMQWDATTNAGFSSASEDKLYLPIHSNYQQVNVEAQMGDENSVLEVFRRLVALRGDYRALTTNTIKFVASSDEVISYVREIDSEKERFFIALNFGNADSEVDYYHTGDGVSLPLQGLVKIATDHRREGSRVELNKLHLTPGEGVVILLDEIVHVGSGWWYKFFTPDA from the exons GTATGGGTAAGGAGGAACTACTGAAGTTCTCGCAGACGCCTGGATGGCGGGCTGCTCGTTGGATCTGTCTTCTGATCATCCTAGCTGGGTGGTGCGCCATGCTTGGTATGGCCATCTACCTGATCATCACCACACCGAGATGTCTGCCCTGGTGGCAATCCGCTGTCGTCTACCAAATCTTCCCGAGATCATTCGCCGACTCGGCGGCTGCCGAGGACCCCGTCGAAGGTGACATCGGAGGGGATGGCATTGGGGATTTACAAG GAATCATTGACAACGTTGGCTACTTGAAAGAGATCGGGGTGAATGCGGTCTTGCTTTCTTCCATCTATAAATCAGGAGGGTGGGACAATGGAGAGGATATCGTGGATTTCACCATGGTCGATGAGCAACTCGGAAGCATTGACCTGTTCGAGAACCTGGTCCAAGAACTGCATGATAATG ATATCAAGCTTATCTTGGATTTTATTCCGAACCATTCGAGCATCGAACATGACTTCTTCAGGAAGAGCGAGAAAGTTGTTTCTGGAGATTCCGAAGTGGATTCAGATTTTCAGAATTACTACACATGGGCCGATGGCCGACAGGGCGATCTTCCTAGTAACTGG ACAAGTCTATACAGCGGTAATGCTTGGAATTGCAGCGGTGTGGATGATAAATGCTTTCTTCATCAATATTCCGATCGACAGCCAGATCTTAATCTTAACTGGCCTGACGTTAGAACACACTTAACG AATGCTCTTGAGACGTGGTTTACCAGAGGTGTAGATGGGTTTAATATTCGAGGTGTCAGGTATTTCTACGAAGCCAAAGACATCACTGACGAACCTGAAAATACAGCCTACCTTCCCATTGGCTCCGATAACGTG CAATACGATTCACTTCGACATGACTACACTGCAGAGTATGGCGGTTTGTCTCACTCGCTTCTGCATTCTTGGAGGGATGGTGTCTTCTACAAATTTTCCACCGCAGGCACATACAG AGTGATGCTGACCGACTCTGAGAGTAATACAACTTATGTCCAGTCATACTACGGCACTTCCGATGAAGAAGAAGCAAATCTACCAATGAACTTTAACCTTTTGAAGATGGGTGACCCAATGGGTCAAGGTGGAGAGATTACTGGACGTGAACTTGAAGACTTGATCAGAGATTGGCTCACTGAAATGGACGACGGCAACTGGCCGAACTTTCAG CTTGGTAATTATGGTGCAAGTCGCATTGCCAGTCGTCTCCGACCCTTGTACAGCAAAGCGGCCAACATCCTACTCCTGACCCTACCGGGCACGCCCATCTGTTACTATGGTGACGAGATAGGGATGGAGAACCTCCGCGAGCTTGAGTTTGATCAAGTCAAAGATCGCCGGGGTTTGGATGATcca AGTGTATGGCAACTGAAGACTCGTGATTATGAACGATCTCCTATGCAATGGGATGCAACTACCAATGCAGGGTTTTCATCAGCATCCGAAGATAAGctctatcttcctattcattcTAACTACCAACAAGTCAATGTCGAg GCCCAGATGGGTGACGAAAATTCCGTGTTGGAGGTGTTCCGTCGATTGGTGGCGCTTCGCGGTGATTACCGAGCTTTGACCACAAACACCATCAAGTTCGTCGCATCTTCAGACGAG GTTATTTCTTACGTCCGTGAGATAGATTCGGAAAAGGAGCGTTTCTTTATCGCCCTCAATTTTGGGAACGCTGATAGCGAAGTGGATTATTACCACACCGGGGATGGCGTCTCGTTGCCTCTCCAAGGCTTGGTGAAAATAGCCACGGACCACAGGCGCGAGGGTTCGAGGGTCGAGCTCAACAAGCTGCACCTTACACCCGGCGAAGGCGTGGTGATCCTCCTGGACGAGATCGTACACGTCGGCAGTGGATGGTGGTACAAGTTCTTCACACCCGATGCATAG